The proteins below come from a single Gimesia alba genomic window:
- a CDS encoding EF-hand domain-containing protein, with the protein MFRFISLLSLSVVLVGFSADLAYAQPGGESRTRGFFSFIDKNKNGVIESSEFDQMPGRFKESLEGVGVDTSRSMTQQDFERVMPKLMERMRSQRSSSGGDDRGRSGFSRGPSSFGGPPPGSFSRSGGYGPGPSGGGFDPGSMRGRYGSFQPGQGGPPGTPSSISRSKSGSSSKTEPSKPVRATVDLNKDFVPHDSDQDGQIGLYEWRKNNPTKLGEFFTMDLNGDGFLTPREIALSKAGKTQRSAASFMFALNTGQQSSSPATSAGAQPVAKQDASKSAPIKKEAVPDASKKESVPSTDPVVNQANYFFKLLDRNKDSSVSPEEWKKSRSMRRMFEKENIDLSVSMSQEQFVSHYVAIKKN; encoded by the coding sequence ATGTTCCGTTTTATCTCTTTGTTGAGTCTATCTGTAGTGCTGGTAGGGTTCAGTGCTGATCTGGCATATGCGCAGCCCGGTGGCGAAAGTCGCACACGTGGCTTCTTTTCGTTCATTGATAAAAACAAAAATGGTGTGATCGAATCTTCGGAGTTCGATCAGATGCCGGGACGTTTCAAGGAATCATTAGAGGGAGTAGGCGTTGATACCTCTCGGAGTATGACGCAACAAGACTTTGAGCGGGTTATGCCCAAACTGATGGAACGGATGCGCAGTCAACGAAGCTCTTCGGGTGGCGATGATCGAGGACGATCTGGTTTTTCTCGTGGCCCCAGCAGTTTTGGTGGTCCTCCCCCTGGTTCATTTTCCCGATCGGGAGGCTATGGACCAGGACCAAGTGGTGGGGGATTCGACCCGGGTTCAATGCGAGGTCGGTATGGATCGTTCCAGCCAGGTCAAGGCGGCCCTCCTGGGACGCCGTCCAGCATCAGTCGCAGCAAATCAGGCAGTTCCTCCAAAACGGAACCGAGTAAGCCTGTTCGTGCCACGGTCGACTTAAACAAGGACTTTGTTCCCCACGATTCCGATCAGGATGGGCAGATTGGTCTGTACGAGTGGAGAAAAAATAATCCGACGAAGCTGGGCGAATTCTTTACGATGGACTTGAATGGAGACGGTTTTTTAACCCCGCGTGAAATCGCACTTTCCAAAGCAGGCAAGACACAACGCAGCGCTGCCTCATTCATGTTTGCTCTGAATACCGGCCAACAGAGTTCCTCTCCTGCTACTTCCGCTGGTGCGCAACCGGTCGCGAAACAGGATGCGTCAAAATCCGCCCCAATTAAAAAAGAGGCTGTACCCGATGCATCAAAAAAGGAATCGGTTCCGAGCACTGATCCGGTAGTGAATCAAGCCAATTACTTTTTCAAACTGCTTGACCGAAATAAAGACAGCTCAGTTTCTCCTGAAGAATGGAAAAAGAGCCGGTCGATGCGTCGCATGTTTGAAAAGGAAAATATCGATCTCAGCGTATCGATGTCGCAGGAACAATTCGTCAGCCACTACGTGGCGATTAAAAAGAACTGA